A region of the Vibrio sp. YMD68 genome:
ACGATCGATAAATGGGGATTTAAGAAGTAATTAATTGCGAGAAAAGTAGATCATTTTGGTGCTTTTAGTGATAAATTATTTTTGAATTTAAGGAAAAATTTCCAGAATTAAATGTTCTATTAGTAACTACTGTTAAACCGTTCTAAGCCTTACCCACTCTAGTCTGAGCCTAAATTTTCATACCTCTCTTATTTTTCATAATAAATGTCACCCCACACCAATTGACCACAGCTTGCTGTCATTGGGTAGTTTACCGGTGCACCGTATCTCACTTCAGACCAGTTATTCTCATCACAAGCGTTGTAACGAATAGTCTCTTGCATACTTTGAGAAAGGAACGCGGCAATGGCGACTTTTGCATACATTTTGTTGGTTGCTTCGTCTGCTGTGTCATCGATTAACCAGAACGTATTGCCTGCAACGCCAACATTGTGCATTGAGTTTAATCCCGCTAAGAAGTCGGCCCATTTATACACTGTAGAAGGTACCCACTGTGACTGCGCAGTTTCAAAGAGGAACGCTTGATTGTTCATTGCTGATTCGGCGCTAGCAAGATCAGTGTTGAGAGAGGTAAGGCGTGTTAATGGGCCATTTGCCACATTCTCACCAACATAATAAAGCGGTACCGTCGCGCCTTGATAGCGTGCAATTTTATCGCTTAAATCGGCGCTATCAGTATCGAATAATACAGCGAAGACATTGCTGCTTGCCGCTTTACGTATTTTGCTCTCGCCTGACGTATTACCCATGAAGTAACTGGCAGCCTGCTCGGTTGAAATTGATGATAGAAGTGCAGGTGTTTGAATATGGTCACTCACTTGCTTTACATATTCCAGAGCGTAATGCCATTGCTCATCGCTTAATGCAGGAGAAGCACTTGATTTAGTAAAAGCGATGAAATCAGCTTTGGTCAGTGAATCGGCTTTATAAAGCTCAAAGCTAGAAAGCAGATCCGATGTTGATGAAGACGCAGCATTCCAAACGGCACGTTTACCTGAATGGGTATTGTAAGCGAAATCGCCGATGCTTAACGACCAACCGAACGTGGCTTGGGGTGCCAACGTTGAGATAACGAGATTGTGTGCTTGAGCCCAACCTTGTACGTCATCAGTTAGTGCGTTGATTTCGTTGATGTCAATTTGGCTGCCAGTGGCGTCGATGGCGGCAATTAAAGCTTGTTTGACGGCAACAACACCAAGAGATTGTCCTTTGTCTGCTGTGGCCACATCTAGTACATCACCATTTAAGATGATAGAGGTTGAGCCTAACAAATCAACGGTATCAATCAGTGCAATAAAGGCATTGGTTAGTTTAGTGGTGTCAGCTAAGTCTTGGCTACCCAGCGTATCAATCGCTTGTGTAGCTGGCGCATCCAATGTGGCTGGGCCTGCTGCGACGAAGTGACTTGGCCAACCGCTGACTTCAAGTCTTACTGGATCCATAGGATTTGGCAGTGAAAGCAGCGGCGCAGTACCTGGAGGTGTGTTGTCACAGTTTACGTGCAATGCCCAGCTTCCGTCACTTCCTGGCGTAGATGATGTCCACCAATTGGCAGCATAGGCAATGTTTTCATTAACCATGATGTCGCCGGCTGAAGCGTGATCGCTGCGGGTCCAATTTGGGTAAACGTTGAATTCTGCACAAATACCAACGGCTGGGCCCGGATCGGGAGTTGGATCCGGCGTTGGATCCGGTGTCGGATCTGGGTCAGGAGTGGGCTCAGGATCGGGTGTAGGGTCAGGGTCTGGCGTTGTACCACTGATCAGTTTCCACGGAGAATCCCACTCGTTTGCATAGTTGTCTGTTGGACTTTGTCCTGCGTTCGTCCACCATTTGGCTTCGTAGGTTTGTCCGTCTATCGTTACTTGAGCACCACCAGAATACGTTTTAGTGACATCGTATGGTTCAGCTGCGTATAAGTGACCACTCAGCGCGATACACGCTAAGGTAGCCGCTATCTTGTTCATCCTAAACATAAATATTCCTTTCAGTTTGTTTCATTCTTATGTCTGTTTCACGTAAATTTTGTTGTAGGTCGTGATCAATGTAAGAAAATAATCACTTAAAAATAAGTTAGCAGTTGCGAACACAGCTATTGCATATTTTGCGGATAAACACCCTTATATGCGGCTGACGTCACTCAGATTTGAAAGATTTTCTCTAAGTTCTTAATAGTTGTGAAATAACTGTTAAATTGGTTCAATTTTCGTCACGGGGTTTGGAATGGAAAAACGCTTGGTTTGACATCACTATTATGAAATTCAGGGTGAATTTTAATGGCAAGTATATGAGAGTAAATGCAAAAAGTAGGCTATCCTGAACGCTTACTCACGTTATGGATGACGTTATGATCAAGCCACCAAAGGTTGTTTCACTGCTTGTAAAAATATGACCCCGTATACGGAAAAGCCTCCGAGTTGAGGAGGCTAAATTCAGTGGGCAACGACAGCTTTCGCTTTTGGCTATGTTTATATCTATGGTGCGTTGAATTTGAGATTAGAGTGTGATTTTTTTAACCATGCCCGCTTCTGCGTGGCCTGGAATATTACAGGCAAACTCTACCTTGTTGTCACCGTGGAAATGCCATAACAGTTGTTTTGCTTTGCCCGGTTTAACGGTGACCGCATTGTCTGAATCGTGATCATGACTGCCCATGGATTTCATCATCTCACGGTGTTCAAGCTGTTCGCTTGCCGATCCGATGGTAAATTCATGGTCGATTTTACCGGTATTCAACACAACAAACTGAACAACGTCATTAGGCTCAATAGTGATGTCTTTTTTAAATTGAATCGTCATATCGTCTGCCAGTAAAACATGAACGACTTTATCTGGTTTTGCACCTTGAGCGGGCATCCCAACCGCTGACATTCCTTCCATCATCATATTACTGTGATCCATCGTGCCATGGTCCATCTTACTGTGGTCCATCGTCTCGGCCAATACGGTTGGTGTGTTCAATAACAGTGATATGGCTACTAGGCTCAGTGTTGTTTTCATTTTAATGTCCTTTCATATAGGTCGCTTAGCCAGTATGACTAAGCGAGTGTGTGGGAGTGAATATTGATTAGGTGTTGTCACTGATTTCACGACGTTTCCACAACATGAAAACAGCAGGAAGAACCAGTAATGTCAGTAAGAGTGCAGACGTCATACCGCCGATCATTGGCGCCGCGATACGCTGCATCACTGAGGATCCCGTGCCTGCCCCATACATGATGGGAATAAGACCAATGATCACGGTTAATACGGTCATCATGACTGGGCGAACTCTTAATCCAGCGCCTTCTCGAATAGCGTCAAGCAGGTCATTCATCGACAGGGATTGGTTATTTTCTTTTGCGTCTAACTTTTTGTAATGCCACGCTTGATTGAGGTACACCAACATGATCACACCAATTTCAACCGCGACCCCGGCCAACGCAATGAAGCCAACGCCAACACCGATAGAGAAGTTAAACCCAAGCTGGTACATGAGCCAAATGCCTCCTACCATCGCGAGAGGCAGCGTCCCCATGATGATCAACACTTCACCTATGCGTCGGAAACTCAAATACAGCAACAACATAATGATGGCGAGAGTCACAGGCACGACGACACTTAAGCGCTCTTTCGCACGCTCCATGTATTCGTATTGACCAGACCACGCAAGCGAGTAACCGGTGGGTAAATCTAACTGCGCGGCAACCACTTGTTTCGCTTCCTGGACATAGGATCCTAAGTCTCGCCCCTCTATATCAACGAATACCCAACCATTCGGGCGAGCGTTTTCGGTCTTGATCATCGGAGGACCATCTTCATAGCGAATGTCAGCGACATCAGCAAGCGCGATACGAGCCCCATTCGGTGTCACTAAAGGGAGGCTTTGCAATTTGACGACGGAGTTTCGATAGTCTTGAGGATAACGAACGTTAATCGGGTAACGCTCCAAACCTTCCACTGTTTCACCGACATTCATTCCTCCTACCGCTGTAGAGATGACTTGCTGAATGTCTTTGATGTTGAGGCCGTATCGTGCTGCGGCTTTTCGTTTGATATCGATGGTGACATAACGTCCGCCAGCAACACGCTCTGCATACACCGAAGCCGTGCCGCTGATTTGATTTAAGATTGGCTCTAGTTCTAAGCCTATTTGTTCAATGACCTTGAGATCTGAGCCTGCGATTTTAATGCCTATCGGGGTCTTAATACCGGTCGCTAGCATGTCAATTCTGGTCTTTATGGGCATAACCCAAGCATTGGTTAAACCGGGGAAATTGATCAGATCATTGAATTCTTTACGCAGCGACTCTGGTGTGACTCCTTCACGCCATTGATCGCGAGGAATAAACTGAATCGTGGTTTCAATCATGGTCAGCGGCGCGGGGTCGGTCGCGGTGTCTGCTCTTCCCACTTTTCCCCAAACCGTTTTCACCTCGGGTACGGTTTTGATCAGTTTGTTCGTTTGTTGCAGAAGCTCTCGTGCCTTACCTATGGATATACCGGGATAAGTTGTCGGCATATACATTAGATCGCCTTCATCAAGTGGGGGAATAAACTCACTCCCGATTTTGCTGAGCGGATAATACGCCGAGCCCATCAGCGCAATAGCAATAACGATCATCGTTTTTGGATAAGTCAGACTGACAGTTAAAAGCGGGCGATACAATGCCACTAAGGAACGGTTGACCGGGTTTTTATGCTCGGGAAGGATATTACCTCGAATAAAGTAACCCATTAATACCGGTACCAATGTAATCGCTAGCCCTGCGGAAGCTGCCATAGCATACGTTTTGGTAAAGGCGAGGGGCGAGAACATTTTCCCTTCTTGTCCTTCAAGAGCAAAGACCGGAACGAAGCTCAATGTAATGATCAGTAACGAGAAAAACAGTGGAGCACCGACTTCTTCTGCGGCTTTACCAATCACTTGCCATCGATTCTTATCGGTTAAAGGGGTGCGCTCTATATGTTTATGCACATTCTCTATCATGACGATAGCGCCATCGACCATCGCGCCAATCGCTATGGCGATGCCCCCTAATGACATAATGTTGGCGTTGATACCTTGCCAATGCATGACAATAAAGGCAGAAAGGATTCCGACCGGTAAGCTCAGAGCGATAACCAACGAAGAACGTAGGTGAAATAAGAACAGGGCGCAGACAACCGCGACGACAATAAACTCTTCGGCAAGCTTGTGCCATAAGTTCTCGACAGCGTCATCGATCAGTGTCGAACGATCGTAGGTAGCAACAATTTCCACACCGTCAGGCAAGCTATTTTGTAGCTCCGTCAGCTTGGTTTTGACATCATCAATGACCTTGCTGGCATTCTCACCAAAGCGCATGACGATGACGCCACCTACAGCTTCACCTTCGCCATTAAACTCTGAAATACCACGGCGCATTTGCGGCCCAAGGTTAATGTCGGCGATGTCGCCTAGCAATAGGGGAGTGCCTTTGTCGGTCACTTTCAAAGGCAACGATTGAATGTCTTCTATGCTGGTGAGGTAACCTGAAGTGCGCACCATGTGTTCGGCCTCGGCCACTTCAATCACCGATGCGCCCGTCTCTTGGTTGCCATTTTGAATGGCCATGTTGACCTGTTGCAGAGTCAGATCATAGGCGCGTAGCTTAGCCGGGTCGATTTGAACTTGATACTGCTTCACCATGCCCCCGACGGTAGCGATTTCAGACACACCGGCGACGGTTTGCAATTCATATTTTAGAAACCAATCTTGAATACTGCGTAATTGAGCCAGATCGTGTTGTCCGGTTTTGTCTTGCAAGACATAGCTGTAGATCCAGCCAACCCCTGTCGCATCCGGCCCTAGAGTTGGTTTAGCACTCGATGGTAAGCTAGGTGCCACCTGGCTCAAATATTCCAAAACACGTGAGCGAGCCCAGTACATATCGGTGTCATCATTAAAAATGATATACACGTAAGAATCCCCAAAGAACGAGTAGCCACGCACGGTTTCAGCACCAGGCACCGCTAACATCGCCGTGGTCAGCGGATAAGTGACTTGGTCCTCCACAACTTGTGGTGCTTGTCCTGGGTAGCTGGTTTTAATGATCACCTGCACATCGGAAAGGTCGGGCAGCGCGTCAACGGGGGTATTTTTAACGCTGTATAACCCACCTAAGGTGAGCGCAACCGTTGCCACCAAAACGAGGAACCGGTTACTGATAGACCAGCGGATGATGGCATTGATCATTGTCGGCCTCCTTTGCTCTCTAGCGCTTTGAGCGCGTAATCTGAACCTTGTTTAATGACGAGAAACCGAACCGACTGCCCTTCAATAAACCCAGACAAGTCAACGCCTTCTTCTACAGAGAAATTCATTTCTCCCGCTTGCCATTGCCACGCTTCTACTGGCGTGTGTTTGAGTGTGACCATACCAAAATCAGGCATAAGCATCGTAATATCACCTTCTACCCAAACTTCATTGATGGTGATGGCGCTAGTAGTGTTCAAATCGATGATTTCATATTGACCTGACTCGTTTTTTTGCATTTCAAAATCAATCCCTTGGCCTACTTTTAAAGCGGACATATCAATCGTTTGAGCAAGGTTGAAATCCATGGTCATACCGGGCCAGTTCCACTCCGGTACGGGTTGATGATTGATGGTTAGCATGTTGTGGTCGGCCATGACATTGGTAATTTCTCCCGTTGTCCATACCGTCGGTTGCGTGGATTCAACGCCATTAATGCGAGATAAATCCGCAGATAAACTGGATTCTGAATCGAGCATAAAGTGTGCTGATGTCACGACGCGATCCTGTTCCGTTAATCCCGCTAACACTTCGATGCGGTCACCCGCTTCGCGTCCGGTGTCAATACGGGCAGATCGGTATTTCCCCTCGCCTAATGCAAGAACGATACGGCTCATTCCACCGGAACGAATGACTGACGAACGTGGAATCGTTAAAACGCTTTCATTGGTCACGGGCTGAAGGGCAATATTGGCAAACATGTTTGGTTTGAGTTCGCCGTTAGGGTTGGAAAACTTTAAACGCACGCGCAAC
Encoded here:
- a CDS encoding cupredoxin family protein, yielding MKTTLSLVAISLLLNTPTVLAETMDHSKMDHGTMDHSNMMMEGMSAVGMPAQGAKPDKVVHVLLADDMTIQFKKDITIEPNDVVQFVVLNTGKIDHEFTIGSASEQLEHREMMKSMGSHDHDSDNAVTVKPGKAKQLLWHFHGDNKVEFACNIPGHAEAGMVKKITL
- a CDS encoding efflux RND transporter permease subunit, with protein sequence MINAIIRWSISNRFLVLVATVALTLGGLYSVKNTPVDALPDLSDVQVIIKTSYPGQAPQVVEDQVTYPLTTAMLAVPGAETVRGYSFFGDSYVYIIFNDDTDMYWARSRVLEYLSQVAPSLPSSAKPTLGPDATGVGWIYSYVLQDKTGQHDLAQLRSIQDWFLKYELQTVAGVSEIATVGGMVKQYQVQIDPAKLRAYDLTLQQVNMAIQNGNQETGASVIEVAEAEHMVRTSGYLTSIEDIQSLPLKVTDKGTPLLLGDIADINLGPQMRRGISEFNGEGEAVGGVIVMRFGENASKVIDDVKTKLTELQNSLPDGVEIVATYDRSTLIDDAVENLWHKLAEEFIVVAVVCALFLFHLRSSLVIALSLPVGILSAFIVMHWQGINANIMSLGGIAIAIGAMVDGAIVMIENVHKHIERTPLTDKNRWQVIGKAAEEVGAPLFFSLLIITLSFVPVFALEGQEGKMFSPLAFTKTYAMAASAGLAITLVPVLMGYFIRGNILPEHKNPVNRSLVALYRPLLTVSLTYPKTMIVIAIALMGSAYYPLSKIGSEFIPPLDEGDLMYMPTTYPGISIGKARELLQQTNKLIKTVPEVKTVWGKVGRADTATDPAPLTMIETTIQFIPRDQWREGVTPESLRKEFNDLINFPGLTNAWVMPIKTRIDMLATGIKTPIGIKIAGSDLKVIEQIGLELEPILNQISGTASVYAERVAGGRYVTIDIKRKAAARYGLNIKDIQQVISTAVGGMNVGETVEGLERYPINVRYPQDYRNSVVKLQSLPLVTPNGARIALADVADIRYEDGPPMIKTENARPNGWVFVDIEGRDLGSYVQEAKQVVAAQLDLPTGYSLAWSGQYEYMERAKERLSVVVPVTLAIIMLLLYLSFRRIGEVLIIMGTLPLAMVGGIWLMYQLGFNFSIGVGVGFIALAGVAVEIGVIMLVYLNQAWHYKKLDAKENNQSLSMNDLLDAIREGAGLRVRPVMMTVLTVIIGLIPIMYGAGTGSSVMQRIAAPMIGGMTSALLLTLLVLPAVFMLWKRREISDNT